AATAGTGCTACGCACAGTGAGGAGGATGTAAATATTCCAGAACTGGGAATGAAGCTGATCTGCGAAATTGGTGAGTTCTTACTTGTTCCTGGTCGCTACCGGATGAATGTTGCAATTACTAGTGATGGAGAGCTACAAGATCATGTAGAAGCAGCCGCTATTTTGGAAGTTGAGCAAGGGCAATTAAGAGGTCGTCCTGTAGATATGGGAAGCGGGTACGGAAGTGTTTGCATACCGCATCGATGGAGTCTCGCTGGGTAAACTCAAAAGAATGATGTTATGTTGACTAATTTAGGCTTTTTATAGTTACTTGAACTAACTATGTAAAGCTTTGTATTAGTATTCAACATTTCTGCTCCTGAATAAACTTAATTAGCATATAAAATCAAACTGTCTCCATGAAGATTCTAATTGATCAAAGTGGCTATCATCTCTCTAATATGGGACATTTAGCCATGCTTCAAGTAGCAGTACAAAGATTGAAAATTTTCTGAACTGACCAAAAGAAGCTTAAAAATTCATATTGTCTTTAACAAGAGTTATCTTCAAAAAAATGCGAGACAGAAAGTATAATTAAATACGGAGAATTTTCATGAAAATAGTTAACTTTTTCTCTAAACATATAAAACTTGGAAATAAAAATATCTTAAGCACAGTTGAAGGGGTTATAAAGAACAATTTAACTTATATAGAAAAGGACGCAATTCTTGACCTTGTTAAAGTTGCTATTAATAATGAAAAAAACCATATAGATGGAATAATGATTGAGACTGGTTGTGCCTTGGGTGGTTCTGCCATAGCTCTTGCAAGTGCAAAAAATAAGGATAGACAGTTTTACATTTATGATGTCTTTGGCATGATTCCTCCTCCTTCAGAAAAGGATGATGAAGATATTCATGAACGCTACAAGGAAATTGCAAGTGGTAATTCTGTAGGACTTGGAAACCAGTTATATTATGGTTATGAAGAAAATCTTTATGACAAAATTGTGCAACAATTTAAAAATTTTGGATTTGAAATAAGTGAGAATAACATACATTTTGTTAAAGGACTTTATGAAGATACTCTAACAATTAACTCTCCTGTTGCTTTAGCTCATATTGATTGTGATTGGTTTGATTCTGTCTGGGTTTGTTTAGAAAGAATTGAACCATACTTAGTAAATGGTGGAACTATAGTTATTGATGACTACCAGCACTGGTCTGGTTGTAGAAAAGCAGTTGATGAGTATTTCCATAAGAAAAAGGATAACTATCAGTTTATCCAAAAGAGCCGATTACATATCATAAAAAGATAGTAACGTTGTTGTTCATAAGTAGTAAATCATGAAAATTTGCTTGTTTGACCCTGGTCTTGAAAACAATAATGGTACTCCTAGTGCCAATTTAGGGGATTTGATTATTCAAGAAGCTGTTGATCGGGAAATAAATAGCTTGTTTGGAAATTGCGAAATCATACGTATTGCTACACATACTTACCCAACACAGGAACACATTAATCTTGCCCGTAAATGCTCTTTCATATTAGTTGGAGGCACTAATCTCTTACATTGGCGAATGAAAGAGCAGAGGCAGTGGATGATATTATTGAAGCAAAAAATGCAAATAAGAAGAGCTGTTTTATTGGGTGTTGGCTGGAGAAGCTATGAACAGACACCAGATTTTTATACTAGCCTTTCTTTGAAAACTGTGCTATCAAACAGGCTGTTTCACTCAGTTAGGGATAACTATACCAAGATGCAACTCCAGACCATAGGCATTAAAAATGTGATTAATACAGGATGTCCAACCATGTGGCCAATTAGGCATATTGAATCTAAGGAAATTCCGCAGGAGAAATCTGAAAATGCACTGGTGATGCTTACTGATTACTCAAAAGAACCAGATTTGGACAGAAAATTGCTTGAATTAGCATTATCGAAATACAAAAAAGTTTTTATATGGTCACAAGGTAGAGGTGATATGCAATATGTTTGTGATTTGCTTTCTGTTACTGATTTCCCAACTATTGTGTTAGGCAAGAGTGCTATAAATCAAATTTCTAGCCTCATTTCCGATACTAGGTTTCCTGTGTTAGTTCTAGAACACTCAATACAAGCTTTTGAAAATCTTCTTAATTCCCAAATTCAATTCGATTACATTGGTACAAGACTACATGGTGGAATCAAATGCCTTCTTTCAAAAAGAAGGTCACTCATTATAGCAATAGATAACAGAGCTAAAGAAATAGCCAAGGAAACTGGACTTCCAACAGTGAGTCGAGCAGATTTTGACTATATGAGTAAATGGATTGATGAACCTCATAACACAAATATTCAAATAGACATTGATGCTATCAATGCTTGGAAGTCTCAATTCAAACAGTTTATAAGTAAAGTAGCCTGAGAAAAGCGGTTACGTTAATCAAGCTGGCAAGCTGGTACAAGGAATTGCTCGCGATGTTCGTATAGCATCTATGCCGCACAGTTACCGCATCAAAAAAGAATATTATTCTGTAAGTTACATAAGAGTCCAGCAGGAACGTCGATGAAAATGTTCTATCTATGAAAAAGATTGCTTTTATTTCTACTAATGAAGGGACACCTTGGTGCGGTAGCGAGGAACTATGGTCACAAACTGCTATCAGAATGGCTGAACAAGGCTTTACTGTTGGCGTAAACATTAAAGGTTGGAAGCCAGAACCAAAAAAGATTCAGGAACTTGAGCGGTCAAATTGTTGTGTTGTCCGCAGATGGTATCGCAGTAATTTTATTCAAAAGTTAGCTTTTAAAATTTTTAAACAAGAATTATTCTTTAATTGGTTAAATAAATTTGAGCCTGATTTAGTCGTGATTTCTCAAGGATGTAATTATGAAGATCAAGGTTGGATGGAGGCATGCTTGAGAAGAAATATTCCCTATGTTGTTATTATTCACGCTGCAGGGGAAAATTTCTGGCCATCTGATGAGTTAGCTGCAAAAACAGCGAAGGTTTACCAAAGTGCTGAAAAATGTTTTTTTGTATCTCAAGGAAATGTGGAACTAACAGTAAAGCAGTTGGCATCAGAACTTGTTAATGCCAAGGTTGTCAGAAATCCATATAAAGTATCTTATGACGTAGCTCCATCATGGCCTAAAGATAATGATGTGCTGAAGTTAGCGTGTGTAGCTCGCTTGGATCTATATTGTAAAGGGCAAGACATACTATTCGAGGTACTCCGTTCTCAAAAGTGGAAAAACAGACCGATTGAGGTCACCCTGTTTGGGGATGGTGAGCAGCGAAACTCCTTGAGACGCTTAAAAGATTTATGGAGCTTGAATAACGTAAAATTCGGTGGTTATGTAAATAATGTTGAAGCTATTTGGGCTGACCATCATGCTCTAGTTTTGCCTTCTAGGATTGAAGGCTTGCCTTTGGCAATTGTAGAAGCAATGCTGTGTGGTCGATTTTGCATTGTGACTGATGTCGCGGGAAACACAGAATTAGTTGAGGATAACATCAACGGTTTT
The sequence above is a segment of the Mastigocladopsis repens PCC 10914 genome. Coding sequences within it:
- a CDS encoding glycosyltransferase family 4 protein, which translates into the protein MKKIAFISTNEGTPWCGSEELWSQTAIRMAEQGFTVGVNIKGWKPEPKKIQELERSNCCVVRRWYRSNFIQKLAFKIFKQELFFNWLNKFEPDLVVISQGCNYEDQGWMEACLRRNIPYVVIIHAAGENFWPSDELAAKTAKVYQSAEKCFFVSQGNVELTVKQLASELVNAKVVRNPYKVSYDVAPSWPKDNDVLKLACVARLDLYCKGQDILFEVLRSQKWKNRPIEVTLFGDGEQRNSLRRLKDLWSLNNVKFGGYVNNVEAIWADHHALVLPSRIEGLPLAIVEAMLCGRFCIVTDVAGNTELVEDNINGFVAIAPKAECLDEAMERAWQRRESWREIAKEAYVSVRKVIPRDPIDEFVSEIKLLVE
- a CDS encoding TylF/MycF/NovP-related O-methyltransferase, which translates into the protein MKIVNFFSKHIKLGNKNILSTVEGVIKNNLTYIEKDAILDLVKVAINNEKNHIDGIMIETGCALGGSAIALASAKNKDRQFYIYDVFGMIPPPSEKDDEDIHERYKEIASGNSVGLGNQLYYGYEENLYDKIVQQFKNFGFEISENNIHFVKGLYEDTLTINSPVALAHIDCDWFDSVWVCLERIEPYLVNGGTIVIDDYQHWSGCRKAVDEYFHKKKDNYQFIQKSRLHIIKR
- a CDS encoding polysaccharide pyruvyl transferase family protein is translated as MKICLFDPGLENNNGTPSANLGDLIIQEAVDREINSLFGNCEIIRIATHTYPTQEHINLARKCSFILVGGTNLLHWRMKEQRQWMILLKQKMQIRRAVLLGVGWRSYEQTPDFYTSLSLKTVLSNRLFHSVRDNYTKMQLQTIGIKNVINTGCPTMWPIRHIESKEIPQEKSENALVMLTDYSKEPDLDRKLLELALSKYKKVFIWSQGRGDMQYVCDLLSVTDFPTIVLGKSAINQISSLISDTRFPVLVLEHSIQAFENLLNSQIQFDYIGTRLHGGIKCLLSKRRSLIIAIDNRAKEIAKETGLPTVSRADFDYMSKWIDEPHNTNIQIDIDAINAWKSQFKQFISKVA